ACTTCCGTATCATAAGTGGTTCGCACGACGGATCGATCAAGATATGGGACTTGCAATCAGGGAAATGCATGCACACATTCCAAGGTATGAGTCTGTACACTGGTGCTGGTGCTAATGTTGCCAATAACAATGGCGACGACAGTACGAGAACAAATGGGCAAGATAATAAAACGCAAGCATCGCCAATCGCTTGTGTCGGCATCGGAGATTCGGAATTCTTCTGTGGTGACGAGACAGGATGCGTCAAGATGTGTACCTTTGACATCTAAGAAAGGAACGACTCACCAATACAACCCAACAATTACAGAAAACAAAACTACAGAAAATCAGCATAGATGTATAAATACGTAGTAACAACAATAAACAACGTCATATCTTATATCTGGTTAACATAAATTGACCATATGTACAACCATACTACTCACGTGACAAAAAGCAAACTGATGGTTGGCTGCATGCGGGAGAGGCGCGGAAACGAGGACACCCGTGCAACAAAACATTCCAAAGCCTAAAATTCTTGGTATGCCCGATTTCTGTGTGATGTCTGTGGAGAAGTGATCGCACAACCCATCTTTCCCTTACCCATTCCTCTTCTCTCGCCGCAGAACTATCCCGCGCACGCTCCttttcaagaaaaattattaaaaataaacaaaacaCTCGCACCCACACTGGCACCCACACCACAAAACTTTTACAGACTGCATCACAGTCACCAACCAACCCCAGTCCCTTCCCCTACAGATGCGTATTGCAGCACTAGTAACAAACGCTCTTCTCACTATACAAAAATACGTTCCAACTACATTGTCTATCTGTCACCTGGCGAAAATAGTCAAACAAGTGAAGAGACTCTCCTAAGACTCGTTCCCCTTTTCTGCTACCTTCTCCAGATCAACAAAATAGCACATACATTCAAGAACATCATCAAGTCAAAATTACCTATTCTCATTCTATCTTCTACTTAATTGAACCATTTATTTTCAAGCTTAACAGATTATAAGACATATGTAGTTGTTGCATTAGTGACTTGCAACATCATACACATATTGTTTGATCAgattttatcttttaacTTATCAGTGGCCTTATCCtaataaaatagtaaatTGGTTGCCTGTTTTTATGTTTCTTGATATAACTCTATCTCTAATCCTTCTTAAGACGTATGTACACTattgtaaaatatcataACTACTCTAGTTTAGTTGCAATGACTATTGGTTGTTATTTCTTTTGCGTCATCAGATCATCCATCCGTTGATACAACATATATGTCTTGCTTTTATTTGCAAGTTTATTATGAGTTATATATGTGGATATGTAAGATTATACATGTTCCCTCGATCAAAACCGTTCATGTGTCTAAATTTTTACCATGACTATGAGTAATAATGGATGTTTTTTGCGCTCTATTTAACGTTGAATTCACGTATCTCTCTCAAGCTTAAGAATGTTCCCATGAAACTTAAACATTTCAATATCCATACACTTATTCTAATTTCTTATGGTTCCCAAAGCTCATCTTAATCCTTGCTGATATGTGTTAGTTTCtgattttgtttttcttcttttttatgTGCCgtttttacttttttttaGGAGTCGTCGCTTATAAGATGAACTAGTTCTATTGACTAAGTTGATGGTGGTGGTGTGTGTGACATGAGTGAGGTTCTGTCgtaattttgattttatacGGGTTTTACTTTATTTTGCGCTTCAAGTTCATTCAAATTGTCCTTTAAATTATCGTCAAATTGGTAAAACTATATCATGTAAATTTTACTAATATTAGatatactatatatataacaaacCCCTCGTACCCTCGATAGTATAATAATGGATTTTGGAAGGAGCggaaatattaatttcactatcttatttttttttagtttaaatatttaaagcCTGCTGCTTCAGTATATAAGATCTGCTAGTGAACTTTGAAAACGTTGATTTGTAAAAGGTTTTTAGAGGTACAAGGAACTTTGAATTTTGGTGGGTATTATTGTAAtcgttatttttttctcagtgtcttttttaaatgttaTGTTTATGAAGAGAAAAATTATACCAACTTAATTTTTGAGATATACTTATAGTTTTGtttgtttctgtttttttttaattggaAACTCCTTCATTCTGTTTATAATATAGAGATATAACAAGTTTGGTGTGATTCTTTTCTGCTTTACCATGTACATTAAGGCAAGCACCAAGAAAGAATTCCCCTTTTTTAATGACGATGACTTCAATTCAAGGGTTTTGAGGGATAGATTTAAAGATGGAAACACGGTTGATGATAAAGGTGCTGTGAACTATAATGGTGGTGGTGGTCCAACTGATCTAGAGTTGCCAAAGTCATTAagttttttgaataaaccGCAACGAAATAGGGAATCGAGCGAGAGTACAAGGGTTCGTGAATCCGAGTTGCTGAGAAacacaaatataaataagaGACTGGATGCCTACTCCATTGACCATCAAAAGGGTCCGAAAGCTGGCCAACAAGCAGGTGTGGTTGATGACGATGATGTCCATAAAGAGTTTTATAATTCCATTAATAAACGTATTGCAAAGGTTTCCTCTATGTCtataaacacagatgtgGAACCGACAGGTTTAGAAATTTCTCCTGTGTACAAGAAATCCGGAGAACTTGTCCGAAGCTCGTTGAAATACAGGTCCAAATCGCTGCCATGTACCCCCAATGGTGAGGCAATcaaagatgaagataatttCCTACTAACGAAGAATCCCAGGAGGAACCTTATTCGTAGTAAGAGTGTGCATTTCGAACAGACCACCCCCATCgcatatttcaataaagatGAAAGCCCTTTAGACATAAGTTTGcaatttaaagaatttttaaaattgaatggAGATAATCACAACAACCTGACCCTTAATGCTGTGgatgataaaaattatacGTATGGCAATACCCATGTGAATGGATTTGGATCGAAGGACTATGATAATTTTGCATTTGGCGGCACAGCTGATGACGAGCAAGGTCTAAGTACATGCCATATACAGGGGGAGAAGACGGCCCAAGCGGGGAAAAACTTACGCTGGAGTAAGTTacaaaatgaatttttcaataaaatcagGAACGAGAAGAAAAATAGAATAAACCTGAATCATAGCAGAGACGTTAGCTATGAAGCTTCTGATGGAATGGACTTGGTTCTCGAAAACGAGAATTTCCCCGTCCTATCAAGGATGAAAAGGAAagatatattgaaaatcaATCTATACGTCAAGTTAGTGGAAAGTAACAATGTTTTCCTAGAGGAACTGGttattaagaaaaatgtTGGTGGTGGAATGGATGATAGAACGAATATGTTAAGCAGCGTAAATTTCTTAAGtggtaaaatatttgttaaaaatctgaatttcaaaaaaagCATAAAAGTTCGATATACATGGAACAAATGGATCACTTATCATGAAACTGAAGCATTGTACAATTCCAACGCCGACTCTATCTTGCCTTCGACTAACATGGACATTTTCCGATTTATCATTGACTGCAATAACGTACGATCTAACTGCAAGAATGCACTTGAGCTGTGCATACATTACATTTCTGGAGACGAAAAAGATAACTCCTATAAAGAATACTGGGACAACAACAATGGCAAGAACTATAAAATAGCcatttataaataacatTAGCTAAATTACATctgttaaaattaaaaatattctatAACTGTCAATATACACACTTATATGTACAAACTAACTTATCGTAATTTTGGAACCAcgattaaattattttaatttaactttaaGTAATCCAATGCAGAAATTCGTAATTGGGAGGTCTTACAATACGCATCTTCTACCTTATCTCAAACCGTTAACCCAAAActaattattaaaatttatatttgattccAATTCCATAACATGCATTGATCTACAAATCCGGGTAACACATATCCCTTTTCcgtttttttctttttaccTTTTGCCAAAAAACACGCATCAGCAATTAAAACCGGCCTCGGAGCAAACAATTAAATTGCCGCCCGCCCTTATTGGATGCCCCGAAAAGGAAATTGCACAATCAGAAACTTTCTTCTCACTAGTGCAtttgttctttttgttcttttgaCACAAAATTACAAGAGTAGGTGACCAAACGTAAAAGGAAACTGCTgcaaaaaacaacaaaacaACGCAGCTGGTTGCACGGTTATTTCTCCGCTGCACACATTGCAAGGGTCAATAGCTTGTGTGTGTGCGTCTCCCTCTCTGCATTGCAACATAAGAGATAACAACAATCACAAGTTCACAAAAACAGATTCGTAATAAACATTGTGAgcattttttgtttttgtttttgcGTTGCGTGTTTTCCTCTAGTGGTTACGGATCTTCAAGTCATGCACGCAAT
The nucleotide sequence above comes from Tetrapisispora phaffii CBS 4417 chromosome 3, complete genome. Encoded proteins:
- the TPHA0C01160 gene encoding CBM21 domain-containing protein (similar to Saccharomyces cerevisiae GIP2 (YER054C) and PIG2 (YIL045W); ancestral locus Anc_7.230), whose product is MYIKASTKKEFPFFNDDDFNSRVLRDRFKDGNTVDDKGAVNYNGGGGPTDLELPKSLSFLNKPQRNRESSESTRVRESELLRNTNINKRLDAYSIDHQKGPKAGQQAGVVDDDDVHKEFYNSINKRIAKVSSMSINTDVEPTGLEISPVYKKSGELVRSSLKYRSKSLPCTPNGEAIKDEDNFLLTKNPRRNLIRSKSVHFEQTTPIAYFNKDESPLDISLQFKEFLKLNGDNHNNLTLNAVDDKNYTYGNTHVNGFGSKDYDNFAFGGTADDEQGLSTCHIQGEKTAQAGKNLRWSKLQNEFFNKIRNEKKNRINLNHSRDVSYEASDGMDLVLENENFPVLSRMKRKDILKINLYVKLVESNNVFLEELVIKKNVGGGMDDRTNMLSSVNFLSGKIFVKNLNFKKSIKVRYTWNKWITYHETEALYNSNADSILPSTNMDIFRFIIDCNNVRSNCKNALELCIHYISGDEKDNSYKEYWDNNNGKNYKIAIYK